From a region of the Lactuca sativa cultivar Salinas chromosome 4, Lsat_Salinas_v11, whole genome shotgun sequence genome:
- the LOC111896483 gene encoding protein PHYLLO, chloroplastic-like, whose translation MSKLFGSQILTGASRLRKEWIRPREVVTDLMGVPWITPLDSSMQVNEVKFMEVEEAELLLATCITRILPPALTLESGLEKIRDSVEELNSKPRAKAGMYRYQIAVSPGSRALSLFCSQDPSLGVFPQFFVSTEFEKPTNKFLSFTTSHGVFGIGVAVFIKTPFSSTSIENISFRRYQSLDSTHLKAYGLFGHNSVKYENISPYMFIPQVIHITILLN comes from the exons CGAAGCTTTTCGGTAGCCAAATATTAACCGGTGCGTCGAGATTAAGGAAAGAATGGATAAGACCACGTGAGGTTGTGACTGATTTGATGGGGGTCCCATGGATAACGCCACTTGAT AGTTCAATGCAAGTAAACGAAGTTAAATTCATGGAGGTGGAGGAGGCCGAACTACTCCTGGCTACCTGCATTACGCGTATATTGCCTCCAGCACTGACGCTAGAATCGGGACTCGAAAAGATTAGAGATTCGGTTGAGGAATTGAATTCGAAACCTCGTGCTAAAGCTGGAATGTACAGATATCAG ATTGCTGTATCCCCTGGTTCAAGAGCATTGAGTTTGTTTTGCAGTCAAGATCCATCACTAGGAGTATTTCCTCAGTTTTTTGTTTCTACAGAGTTTGAGAAGCCAACCAATAAGTTTCTCTCATTCACTACAAGTCATGGAGTCTTTGGAATTGGTGTTGCGGTTTTCATCAAGACTCCTTTTTCCTCTACCTCAATAGAGAACATTTCTTTCAGAAGATATCAGTCCCTTGATTCAACACATCTGAAGGCTTATGGTTTATTTGGCCACAATTCTGTAAAGTATGAGAACATATCACCCTACATGTTCATTCCCCAAGTAATCCACATAACCAtacttttaaattaa